In Acidianus brierleyi, one genomic interval encodes:
- a CDS encoding L-threonylcarbamoyladenylate synthase — MILKVDPLNPEIDKIRIAADVIKKGGIVAFPTETVYGLGGDAYNPEAAAKVFKAKNRPMDNPLIVHIADIEQLYEVAEDIPDRVLEIAQIVWPGPLTFILKKSSKVPKVTTGGLDTVAVRMPAHPVALQLIRESGVPIGAPSANLATRPSPTRAEDVYADLDDKVDVILDGGESFFGVESTIINLTVSPPVLLRPGPFTVEELNKLFGEIIIPDQIKGKGEFGVALAPGMKYKHYAPSKKMLLVENMTIFKDVVNKLREKHKVAVLCSTEKAVLFDEPKIILGSEKNLYEIARNLFVAFRELDKLDVELGILQSFPESGIGLAIMNRSRKACGFSIINSMEDINKYAN; from the coding sequence ATGATACTAAAAGTTGATCCATTAAACCCAGAAATAGATAAAATAAGAATAGCGGCAGATGTAATCAAGAAAGGGGGAATAGTAGCTTTTCCTACGGAAACAGTATATGGATTAGGAGGAGACGCTTATAATCCAGAGGCTGCAGCTAAGGTCTTTAAGGCAAAAAACAGGCCAATGGATAATCCATTAATAGTGCATATAGCAGATATAGAGCAATTATATGAGGTTGCGGAAGATATACCCGATAGGGTACTAGAAATAGCTCAGATAGTTTGGCCTGGGCCTTTAACTTTTATTTTAAAAAAGAGCAGTAAGGTACCTAAAGTGACTACGGGAGGATTAGATACGGTAGCTGTTAGAATGCCAGCTCATCCAGTAGCCCTTCAACTAATCAGGGAAAGTGGAGTACCTATAGGTGCACCTAGTGCAAACCTTGCAACTAGACCAAGTCCTACAAGAGCAGAAGATGTTTATGCAGATCTAGACGATAAGGTCGATGTGATCTTAGATGGAGGAGAAAGTTTCTTTGGAGTAGAATCGACAATTATAAACTTAACAGTAAGTCCTCCCGTACTATTAAGGCCCGGTCCATTTACTGTAGAAGAATTGAACAAATTATTTGGTGAAATAATAATACCCGATCAAATAAAAGGAAAAGGGGAATTTGGTGTAGCGTTAGCTCCAGGTATGAAGTATAAACATTACGCTCCTTCAAAGAAGATGTTATTAGTAGAGAACATGACTATATTTAAGGATGTTGTAAATAAGTTAAGAGAAAAGCATAAAGTTGCTGTTCTATGTTCTACTGAGAAAGCTGTTCTTTTTGATGAGCCTAAAATTATCTTAGGTAGCGAAAAGAATCTATATGAGATAGCAAGAAATTTATTCGTAGCATTTAGAGAACTTGATAAATTAGATGTCGAATTGGGAATTTTACAGTCTTTCCCAGAAAGCGGAATAGGATTAGCAATAATGAATAGATCTAGGAAAGCCTGCGGGTTTTCAATAATAAATTCTATGGAGGATATTAACAAGTATGCTAATTAA
- a CDS encoding biotin--[acetyl-CoA-carboxylase] ligase, producing MLIKLNKVTSTQDFAEAVYSMLYSDFVVIAGEQTKARGRYRREWYSPQGGLWFTYCKRGFPIEEIPIATLKVALAIRYVLEEYVDAKIRWPNDIVVNGKKISGILIEGILQGNDSTMFIGAGINTNIKNFPSELNATSVLIEKGKELDNDELLKNIINSIEIYLNKDDESTIEEINTFLYIKNKKVNLYGNDWNKTCTAMFVDRLGRLITDCGIFEVEDVLRLETS from the coding sequence ATGCTAATTAAACTAAATAAAGTTACATCTACGCAGGATTTTGCTGAAGCAGTATATTCAATGCTGTATTCTGATTTCGTTGTAATTGCAGGTGAGCAAACTAAAGCTAGAGGTAGATATAGGAGAGAATGGTATTCTCCACAAGGTGGTCTATGGTTTACTTATTGTAAAAGGGGATTTCCAATAGAAGAGATACCAATAGCTACTCTTAAAGTAGCTTTAGCCATACGTTACGTTCTGGAGGAATATGTCGACGCAAAAATAAGATGGCCAAACGACATTGTAGTTAATGGTAAGAAAATCTCTGGAATACTTATAGAAGGAATATTACAAGGAAACGATTCTACAATGTTCATAGGTGCCGGTATTAATACTAATATTAAAAATTTTCCTAGTGAGCTAAATGCTACGTCAGTTCTAATCGAAAAAGGTAAAGAATTGGATAATGATGAACTCTTGAAAAATATAATAAATTCTATTGAAATATATTTAAATAAGGATGACGAATCTACAATAGAGGAAATAAATACATTTCTTTATATAAAAAACAAAAAAGTTAATTTATATGGAAATGATTGGAATAAAACATGTACTGCCATGTTTGTGGATAGACTTGGAAGATTAATAACTGACTGCGGTATATTTGAGGTCGAAGACGTTTTAAGGCTCGAAACGTCTTAA
- a CDS encoding metal-dependent transcriptional regulator, with translation MAELSEPLENYLKEIYELESVKGYAKVTDLIVAFQVSPGTISKAISKLESLGLILRNNKGIKLTDDGRKVAERLVKSHRISERLLTDIIGLDWIRAHEIAHRLEHIWPDDVLDKIDEVLGYPKTCPHGHPIPGRGEVKGVQLDQVKSGKYIVVMIIKEEEWILREVEELGLKPGNIISINRENDKIFLDSSGKMIEIPKTIAEQVLVNVRA, from the coding sequence ATGGCAGAACTTTCTGAACCACTTGAAAATTATTTAAAAGAAATTTACGAGCTTGAAAGCGTTAAAGGTTACGCAAAGGTTACAGATCTTATTGTAGCTTTTCAAGTTTCTCCTGGTACAATAAGTAAAGCTATAAGTAAATTAGAGTCTCTAGGTCTAATTTTAAGAAATAATAAAGGCATAAAATTGACAGATGACGGAAGGAAGGTAGCTGAGAGACTAGTAAAATCTCATAGAATTTCAGAAAGGCTTCTTACTGATATAATCGGTCTAGATTGGATAAGAGCACATGAGATTGCACATAGATTAGAACATATATGGCCAGATGATGTATTGGATAAGATAGATGAGGTTTTAGGGTATCCTAAAACTTGTCCTCATGGCCATCCTATTCCAGGCAGAGGAGAAGTAAAGGGAGTACAGTTAGATCAAGTAAAGTCAGGGAAATATATTGTTGTCATGATAATAAAAGAAGAAGAATGGATATTAAGAGAAGTTGAAGAATTGGGTCTTAAGCCTGGAAATATAATTTCTATAAATAGAGAAAATGATAAGATTTTTTTAGATTCTAGTGGTAAAATGATTGAAATCCCTAAAACAATAGCAGAACAGGTCTTAGTAAATGTCAGAGCTTAA
- a CDS encoding glycerate 2-kinase has translation MDEIVSKILDYSDPYLVLQKKVKLSKNEVIYNNFKASFKKPLVVAVGKAAYKMAKFFLERIDPVRSLTILPKGSNVKLNSEIIESSHPQVTLSSLEAARRVKEILQEEDYDIFFFLLSGGASALMEDPLIPIEEYSQLNNDIVKSGLSINEINTIRKHLSSIKGGNLALYSKAPIVSFIVSDVPGNDLSSIGSGPTAPDFTTIEDAKESLIKVGLDKYVKYLKETPKDLKNVNNFIILDNMDVLLNLSKDTKNPFILTSEIRGEARSVGELIASVYNSSSLYSIPFSKNYTFIIGGEPDVTIRESERYGKGGRNSEVALSLLKWIRKGKFKFYAIATDGIDGNSEYAGCIIDDSLTINYKDIDEALRTHSSYELLEKYGVVVKTGLTYTNVNNVYLLIVP, from the coding sequence TTGGACGAAATAGTAAGCAAAATATTGGATTATTCAGATCCATATCTAGTACTCCAGAAAAAAGTAAAACTGAGCAAAAATGAGGTCATATATAATAATTTTAAGGCCTCATTTAAGAAACCGTTAGTAGTCGCAGTAGGAAAAGCAGCCTATAAAATGGCTAAGTTCTTTCTGGAAAGAATAGATCCAGTTAGAAGCTTAACGATATTACCTAAAGGATCTAACGTTAAATTAAATTCTGAAATAATAGAATCTTCACATCCTCAAGTAACTTTATCCAGCTTAGAAGCAGCAAGAAGAGTAAAAGAAATCTTACAAGAAGAGGATTATGATATATTTTTCTTTTTACTATCTGGTGGTGCATCAGCTTTAATGGAGGATCCTCTCATCCCTATCGAGGAATATTCTCAGCTTAATAATGACATAGTTAAATCAGGCTTATCAATAAATGAAATAAATACAATACGTAAACATTTATCTTCAATAAAAGGAGGTAATCTTGCTCTTTATTCTAAGGCTCCAATAGTTAGTTTCATAGTAAGTGATGTACCTGGAAATGATTTAAGTAGCATAGGAAGCGGACCAACAGCTCCAGATTTTACTACAATAGAAGACGCAAAAGAATCACTCATAAAAGTAGGTCTAGATAAATATGTAAAATATCTTAAAGAGACTCCTAAAGATCTAAAGAATGTTAACAATTTTATAATTTTGGATAATATGGATGTTCTATTAAATTTATCAAAAGATACTAAAAATCCTTTCATATTAACTTCAGAAATTAGAGGAGAAGCAAGAAGTGTAGGTGAACTTATAGCATCAGTATATAATTCTTCATCTTTATATTCTATTCCCTTTTCTAAGAATTACACATTCATAATAGGTGGCGAGCCAGATGTTACAATAAGAGAAAGCGAGAGATATGGAAAAGGAGGAAGAAATAGCGAAGTTGCGTTATCTTTACTAAAATGGATAAGAAAAGGCAAATTCAAATTTTATGCAATAGCAACAGATGGGATAGACGGTAATAGTGAATATGCAGGATGTATTATTGACGATTCACTAACAATTAATTATAAAGATATAGATGAAGCACTTAGAACTCATTCTAGCTATGAATTATTAGAGAAATATGGAGTAGTAGTAAAAACAGGGCTAACATATACTAATGTGAATAATGTTTATTTACTGATAGTACCTTGA
- a CDS encoding methyltransferase domain-containing protein produces MKTNNGKLEILECPIDRTPLNENLICEKGHKFYMIDGIYDFIGKDIETDKILETVAPLYESVWAPLGFLLTAGNTYSSILRDSSNFIQGDTLLDIGTGTGKIFDFAKCNTCIGLDTSIKFLKILKHKRNNVIAIRGDARSLPIKSESIDGVSSMFVLHMLENPALGIKEISRVLKNEGKCSIGVLVRGNTISSILSKWWKIDLKYQDYYISNLKDSGLNIIEYKTLGPWRIFKCKKLGHF; encoded by the coding sequence ATGAAAACCAATAATGGCAAGTTGGAAATTCTTGAGTGTCCTATTGATAGGACGCCATTAAATGAGAATCTAATATGCGAAAAAGGACATAAGTTCTATATGATTGATGGAATATATGACTTTATAGGAAAAGATATTGAAACAGACAAAATATTAGAGACTGTTGCTCCTTTGTATGAGAGTGTTTGGGCGCCATTAGGATTTCTATTAACTGCAGGTAATACATATTCATCAATACTTCGTGATTCAAGTAATTTTATTCAAGGAGATACTCTACTTGATATAGGAACAGGGACAGGCAAGATATTTGATTTTGCTAAATGTAATACATGTATAGGCTTGGATACCTCAATAAAATTTTTAAAAATACTAAAACATAAGAGAAATAATGTAATAGCTATAAGAGGAGACGCACGTTCTTTACCAATAAAATCTGAAAGTATAGACGGAGTGTCTTCAATGTTCGTTTTACATATGTTGGAGAATCCAGCTTTAGGTATAAAGGAAATTTCAAGAGTTTTGAAAAATGAAGGAAAGTGTTCTATTGGAGTCTTAGTGAGAGGAAATACTATTTCTTCAATTCTAAGTAAATGGTGGAAAATAGATCTAAAGTACCAAGACTATTATATTTCAAATTTGAAAGATAGTGGACTTAACATTATTGAATATAAAACCTTAGGACCCTGGAGAATATTTAAATGTAAAAAATTAGGGCATTTTTAA
- a CDS encoding MFS transporter gives MNLIKILRENKQFRYYWLSTSFMHISGLMYNIAIAYLLLSSSLPLYVEIIGISMILSSIMPFPSGFLADKVDRKKFLILTRISQAILIFVSSFSIYTAVISFLLLTTIVSISSPFSAGLIQSILRKNEVIGATSINSLTISLFALTGGILSLLFPILGKIAFLFLVSILRFSSAFLISRINISNIHIPHKYSLKINFYKMPILFSAISFAFVGLIPIILNSYVFNIFKTEESIALISTFTTVGNSIGAFVSSQVIKNERILTWIIVGILGLSFSIIAISFIDTIFIYILILFRGLFTSFQNISWRSWLRINIPNEIMGRIWGTISTISSILSGIISVSYSFIAESIEPKYVLLSLGFLILIFSIYMIGLGRNSKQNIGLFRSISSTPEKSKTEQK, from the coding sequence ATGAATCTGATAAAAATATTAAGAGAAAATAAGCAGTTCAGATATTATTGGTTATCTACATCTTTTATGCATATTTCTGGATTAATGTATAATATAGCAATAGCTTATTTGCTCTTATCTAGTTCTTTGCCATTATATGTGGAAATTATAGGAATTTCAATGATATTATCCTCAATAATGCCTTTTCCATCTGGATTTTTAGCTGATAAAGTAGATAGGAAAAAATTTCTTATTTTAACTAGAATTAGCCAAGCAATTCTAATATTTGTTTCCTCTTTTAGCATTTACACAGCAGTTATCTCGTTTCTTTTATTAACTACTATAGTTTCTATATCTTCTCCTTTTTCTGCAGGTCTAATTCAATCTATATTAAGAAAGAATGAAGTTATAGGTGCTACGTCTATAAATTCCTTGACTATATCGTTATTTGCTCTAACAGGAGGAATTCTGAGTTTACTATTTCCGATTTTGGGCAAAATAGCCTTCCTATTTTTAGTCTCTATTCTTAGATTTTCTTCTGCTTTTCTTATTAGTAGAATAAATATCTCTAATATACATATTCCTCATAAATATAGCTTAAAAATAAATTTCTATAAGATGCCTATTTTATTTTCGGCAATATCTTTTGCTTTTGTTGGGCTTATTCCTATTATACTAAATAGTTATGTATTTAATATTTTCAAGACTGAAGAATCTATAGCGTTAATATCTACCTTTACTACAGTTGGTAATAGTATTGGTGCATTTGTATCCTCACAAGTTATTAAAAACGAAAGAATTCTAACTTGGATAATAGTGGGAATATTAGGTTTGAGTTTTTCTATAATAGCTATTAGTTTTATAGATACGATTTTTATCTATATCTTGATACTTTTTAGAGGATTATTTACTTCTTTCCAAAACATAAGCTGGAGATCGTGGCTTAGAATAAATATACCAAACGAGATTATGGGTAGAATCTGGGGTACCATATCTACAATTTCCTCAATATTATCTGGTATAATATCTGTTTCATATTCATTTATAGCTGAAAGTATAGAACCAAAATATGTCCTTCTTTCACTTGGATTTTTAATTTTAATATTTAGCATTTATATGATAGGTCTTGGACGAAATAGTAAGCAAAATATTGGATTATTCAGATCCATATCTAGTACTCCAGAAAAAAGTAAAACTGAGCAAAAATGA
- a CDS encoding NADH-quinone oxidoreductase subunit B has product MSDETILVGDVRESAKKAAQWLVNRKPIKNLIDWGVSFSLWPPHLTTSCCGTEFGAFAAARFDSERFGVLPFSSARQANLLVIEGTMTRKMARAAKIVYEQMPEPKFVIAMGACSLEGGIFWNSYNTVLASDVGIPVDIYLPGCPTRPEAIARAILMLQKKIRNQGTISK; this is encoded by the coding sequence ATGTCTGATGAAACAATACTAGTTGGAGATGTAAGGGAATCTGCTAAAAAGGCCGCACAATGGTTAGTTAATAGAAAACCTATTAAAAATCTTATAGATTGGGGAGTTTCTTTCTCCTTATGGCCCCCCCATTTGACTACAAGTTGTTGTGGAACTGAGTTCGGCGCATTTGCAGCAGCCAGATTTGATTCTGAAAGATTTGGGGTGTTACCATTTTCGTCAGCAAGACAGGCAAATTTGTTAGTAATAGAAGGTACTATGACTAGAAAGATGGCAAGGGCAGCAAAAATAGTTTATGAGCAAATGCCAGAACCTAAATTCGTAATTGCTATGGGAGCTTGTAGTTTAGAGGGCGGAATATTCTGGAATTCGTATAATACAGTTTTAGCTTCTGATGTAGGAATACCAGTTGATATATATTTGCCAGGATGTCCAACGAGACCAGAAGCTATAGCAAGAGCAATTCTAATGCTACAGAAAAAAATAAGAAATCAAGGTACTATCAGTAAATAA